A window from Montipora capricornis isolate CH-2021 chromosome 7, ASM3666992v2, whole genome shotgun sequence encodes these proteins:
- the LOC138057025 gene encoding uncharacterized protein: MRLPLKMASLSIASLFSFFTEEKKSIRKGENHYKSGHVECFVYEPGVLRGEVHASMKKKVYKVTIYLDEQHEIKSTECECPRGAYKCSHAAALFVHGIHNLSRTDVECQWRKRKSSASLSSQAVSEMFPPPKKYTPLSRKPTDIDRAELYKDLKEYGGFTGLCWLLSPEPPPVSVGLPIPTIEEIIFSEEFLKTRGIQEQLDCLVRRCRISSEDIVKISDLTVGQRDNPAWHLARKGRLTASNFGVVLKAKRITLSLLRRLLGEYDLSRVKAVQWGVNNEEEAIKAFTAKTGKSVEDTGIWFHSSGILGASPDGIVDDQTVLEAKCPYTERNMTIEEAVQSSATFCLEKCESEQCYTLKKDHIYWHQVQGEMYFSQRKFCYFVVWTAKDTAVIRIERDDTWAANIPLLTQFYFNHIFPKVVEGEL; encoded by the exons ATGCGGCTTCCATTGAAAATGGCGTCGCTCTCTATTGCGTCGCTGTTTTCCTTCTtcacagaagaaaagaaatccATTAGAAAAGGAGAGAACCACTACAAATCTGGCCATGTGGAGTGTTTTGTTTATGAGCCAGGTGTTCTGCGGGGGGAAGTGCACGCTAGCATGAAAAAGAAGGTTTATAAAGTCACG ATTTACCTGGAtgagcaacatgaaattaaatcTACTGAATGTGAATGCCCAAGAGGAGCGTACAAGTGCAGTCACGCTGCTGCACTTTTTGTTCATGGCATTCATAATCTTAGCCGCACTGATGTCGAATGTCAGTGGAGGAAAAGAAAATCAAGCGCTTCTTTATCTTCACAAGCCGTGTCAGAGATGTTTCCTCCACCTAAGAAGTATACGCCGCTATCAAGAAAGCCAACCGATATTGACCGCGCTGAGCTTTACAAAGATTTGAAGGAGTATGGAGGGTTTACAGGCCTTTGTTGGCTCCTCAGCCCAGAGCCACCACCTGTTTCAGTCGGACTTCCCATTCCCACAATTGAGGAGATCATTTTCTCTGAAGAGTTTCTTAAAACTAGAGGGATTCAAGAGCAACTAGATTGTTTGGTTCGTCGCTGCAGAATATCAAGCGAAGACATAGTAAAAATCAGTGACTTAACGGTTGGCCAACGTGATAACCCTGCCTGGCATTTAGCCAGAAAGGGCCGCCTAACCGCTAGCAACTTTGGTGTTGTCCTCAAGGCAAAACGAATTACTCTCTCACTTCTTAGACGGCTTTTGGGAGAGTATGATTTGTCAAGGGTAAAGGCAGTGCAATGGGGAGTAAATAATGAAGAAGAAGCCATCAAGGCATTTACTGCCAAGACAGGGAAAAGTGTGGAAGACACTGGGATCTGGTTCCATTCCTCTGGAATTCTTGGTGCCTCTCCAGATGGCATTGTTGATGATCAAACTGTTCTTGAAGCCAAGTGCCCTTACACTGAGCGTAACATGACCATTGAGGAAGCAGTCCAATCTTCAGCAACATTTTGTCTTGAGAAATGTGAAAGTGAACAGTGCTACACCTTGAAGAAAGATCATATATACTGGCACCAGGTTCAAGGAGAAATGTATTTTTCGCAaagaaaattttgttattttgttgtttggacTGCAAAGGATACTGCTGTTATAAGAATTGAAAGGGACGACACTTGGGCAGCTAATATTCCCCTCTTgacacaattttattttaatcataTTTTTCCCAAAGTAGTTGAGGGGGAATTGtag